The Streptomyces sp. NBC_00597 DNA segment GACATCACCTTCGACGACGGCGAGGGCGGCGAAGCGCGGCCCGTCACCGACCGGCCCGCCGTGTGGGACCGCCCCTTCCCCACCCCCGCCGCGCGCCGCGTCGCGCTCGCCGGCCACTGCACGCAGCTCTTCGGGTTCACCCCGCTCGACAGCATCGACCTCGACCTGCCCGTCGCCGGAGTGCGCGGAGTGGCGTACGTCCTGCCCGAGCCGACCAGCCCCGCCCACCGGGCCGGACACCGCGTCCACCTCAAGGGGATGCTGCTCACGGACCACGCCGACAACCTGCTGCCCGACTGGGCGTTCTTCATCCGCGCGGTCATCGACACGGACACGCTGCGGCCCACCGCCTCCCGCGAGAACCTGTACGACGACGAGACACTGTCCGCGGTACGGGAGGCCCTCGGCGCCCGCGTCCGGGCCTGGCTCGCCGAGCTCGCCGCGAGCGAACCGGATCGGCTGGCCGCCTTCCTGAGCGTCCACCACCTCGGTGTGAAGTCCCTGGCCCGGCACGACGCCGAGCTGCTCGGCCTGATGCTGCCCTGGCTGCCGTTCGAGACGAGTGACGGCTCGATGAGCCTCCAGGAGTTCACGGCCGCGCACACCGAGATCCACTTCACGCGCACCGTCGAGGAGTTCCGCCAGATCGCCCCGATCGCGGCGGCCCACGGCCTCGGCGTCATCAACGCCGGGTACACGTACGACGCCGACCTGCTCGCCCTGCTGCCCGCAGTCCGCCCGGACCTCAAGGTCATGGAGCTGGACGCCGGAGCCGTCACCGAGCGGCTCGACCCCGTCCCGACCGCCGCCGAACTGGCCCTCGCCCCCTTCCTGTCCACGGCGCGCACCCGGCTGGAGCCGCAGGGCTGCGATGTCGTGCTGCGCGCCTTCCAGCCCGTCTCCGTCCCCGCGCTCTACCTCGACGACCGCCAGGCCCGCCAGGAGCGCGACCGCACGGCGGCACTGGGCAGTGCCGACTCCCTGTGGACCGGAATCCTCGGCGCACTGCGCGGCTCCGCACCGCGCGCCCGCCTGGTGCTCAACCACAACAACCCGCTGATCCGCCGGATCTCGGCACTGCCCGACGAGGCCCTGACCGGCACGGCCGTCGAATCGCTGTACGGGCAGGCGCTGCTGATGTCCCAGCGGCCGCTGCGCCCTGCCGACTCCACGCTGCTCAACCGGGCCTTCCTCGGGCTCCTGGAATGGGCGACCCACTCCACCGACTCCCCGGAGGAACAGAAGTGACCACGCTGACGCGCGAGGAGATCGAGCAGGGCCTGGCCGAGAACAGCGGCTCCCCGAACGGGGCCGCACGCAACGCGCACGCCGAGGTGCTCGCGGGTGCGGCGGAGGCGCTCGGCGACGGGGCGCTGTTCCGCCGGGCGCTGGACAACCTGATCAACGCCTATCTCTGGAGCGCCGAGTCCTCGAAGATGCTGGTGCCGTTCGCCCGGCTGCTCCAGGAGTACGACAAGGACCCCGGGGCCTTCTCCCGGTGGGACGCCCACTCGCTGTTCTGGCAGTTCAAGTGGGTGGCCACGGCCATCGGCGATTCCCCCGAGATCCCGCTGGAGTCCGCCGCCGGCTGGCTCGACGAGATGGAACGCCGCTATCGGATCGCCGGCTACAGCGAGCGGCCGGTGCGCGAGGCCGAGCTGTGGCTCGCCGACGCGATCGGCGAGGACGACCGGGCCGAGCGGGCGTTCCGCGCCTGGCTCGCCGCCGACCGCGACGACATGAGCGACTGCCACGCCTGCGAACTCAACAGCCAGGGCGCGTACGCCGTGCTGCGCGGGGACGACGCCCAGGCCCTGGACGTCTGGCAGCCCGTGCTGTCGGGCAACCGGACCTGCGCCGAGGAGCCCCACCGGGTGCTCGCCACCTCGCTGCTGCCGCTGCTGCGCGTCGGCCGCTTCGAGGAGGCCCGTTCTCACCACGTGCGCGGCTACCGCATGGCCCGCGGCAACGAGAGCCTGTTGCCGTCGGTCGGCAAGCACATCGAGTTCTGTGCCCTGAGCGGCAACGAGTCGCGCGGCCTGGAGATCCTCGCCGAGCACGCCGGTCACGTCGGCCCGCTGGTCAACGTCGACGACCAGATGGCGTTCCACGGCGGCAGCCTCGTACTGCTGCGCCGGCTGATCGAGCTGGGGCACGGACAGAGCCCGGCCGTTCCCTACCAGGGCGTCCCGCACTCGGTATCCGAGCTGTACGAGGTGCTGCGCGCGGGCTCGCTCGACATCGCCCGGCGGTTCGACGCTCGCAACGGCACCACCCGGGTCTCGGACCGCTTCCTCGCCCGGATCGGGCGGGAACCGCTGGTCGACGTACTGCCACTGGGTGTGCGCAGCACGGCACTACCGCAACCGCGGACCGCTGCTCCCGCGAGCGCCCCCGGCGCCGCCGCGCCCGTACCGCCCGCGACCGGCTTCGACGAGCTGGTGCAGCGGGCGCGGCAGGCCCGGGAACAGCGGCATCCGGCAGCGGACGCGCTCTGGGCCGAGGTGGGCGTCCATGCGGACGCGTGCCCGGAGAGCCAGGCGGACCCGCTGGTCATGGCCGATGTGGCGGACCACCGGGCCCTGGCGGCCGCCCGCGCCGGGGCGGACGACGCGGCGCAGCTGCTGGAGGCGGTCCGAGACCGCTACGAGGAGCTCGGGCAAGCGGAGCGCGCCGCGCTGGCGCGGCTGCGGCTGGCGAGCGCGGCCGCGCAGTCCGGGGCCGCGCCGCAGCGGATCCGGGAGCTGATGACGGTGGCCTTGGAGGCGGCCGAGGCACTGGATGCGGACGAACCGCTGCGCCCGCGCCGGATCGCACTGGCGGAGCTGACGTCGATCCGCGTGGAGTCGTACCTGCGCCCGCTGGAGACCGGGTCGGATCACGAGCACGAGCACGGTCCCGGGCAGGACCACGGGCACGGTGAACTGGCGGCCGAACTCGGCGCGTTCGTCGCCGCCCACGTCGAGGCTCTGCCCGACCTGGCGGCGGAGGCCGAGGAGATGCTCGGCCGCGTCGCCCTGTCGCAGGGCGACACCGATCGGGCCCTACCGCTGCTGGCCGCGTCCGCGGCGCGCTCGGTGTCGGCGGGCCTGCCGTGGCAGGCGGTGGACGCGCTGGTGCTGCGGGCCGGTGTGCTGGTGTCGCTGGGCCGGCCCGAGGAGGCGGAGGCGGATGCGCGCTCCGCCCTGGAGCACTCCACGGAGGTGGCCGAGGCCGAGACTCAGGGCGTCGTACGGCTCACCCTGGCGGACATCCTGCTGCGCCGGGCCGACGCGGCGGCGGAAGCGGCCGAGCACGCCCTCACCGCGGCGCACTGGTTCGACCAGGCGGGGCTGACCGCCGACGGAGGGGCACAGGCCCGTCTGCTACTGGCCCGGGCGTACGCGCGG contains these protein-coding regions:
- a CDS encoding HSP90 family protein encodes the protein MTSTSASSSDSDPSANSFQVDLRGLVDLLSHHLYSSPRVYVRELLQNAVDAVTARHALDPEAEIRIRLSASAGRVTIEDSGIGLTAAEAHSLLATIGRSSKRGGDHGLETTRREFLGQFGIGLLACFVVARQIRVVTRSARDPLAAPVEWLATDDGSYTVRELPDEARREPGTTVILQARPGAEEWTVPAKVEQLARDYGALLPYDITFDDGEGGEARPVTDRPAVWDRPFPTPAARRVALAGHCTQLFGFTPLDSIDLDLPVAGVRGVAYVLPEPTSPAHRAGHRVHLKGMLLTDHADNLLPDWAFFIRAVIDTDTLRPTASRENLYDDETLSAVREALGARVRAWLAELAASEPDRLAAFLSVHHLGVKSLARHDAELLGLMLPWLPFETSDGSMSLQEFTAAHTEIHFTRTVEEFRQIAPIAAAHGLGVINAGYTYDADLLALLPAVRPDLKVMELDAGAVTERLDPVPTAAELALAPFLSTARTRLEPQGCDVVLRAFQPVSVPALYLDDRQARQERDRTAALGSADSLWTGILGALRGSAPRARLVLNHNNPLIRRISALPDEALTGTAVESLYGQALLMSQRPLRPADSTLLNRAFLGLLEWATHSTDSPEEQK
- a CDS encoding tetratricopeptide repeat protein, giving the protein MTTLTREEIEQGLAENSGSPNGAARNAHAEVLAGAAEALGDGALFRRALDNLINAYLWSAESSKMLVPFARLLQEYDKDPGAFSRWDAHSLFWQFKWVATAIGDSPEIPLESAAGWLDEMERRYRIAGYSERPVREAELWLADAIGEDDRAERAFRAWLAADRDDMSDCHACELNSQGAYAVLRGDDAQALDVWQPVLSGNRTCAEEPHRVLATSLLPLLRVGRFEEARSHHVRGYRMARGNESLLPSVGKHIEFCALSGNESRGLEILAEHAGHVGPLVNVDDQMAFHGGSLVLLRRLIELGHGQSPAVPYQGVPHSVSELYEVLRAGSLDIARRFDARNGTTRVSDRFLARIGREPLVDVLPLGVRSTALPQPRTAAPASAPGAAAPVPPATGFDELVQRARQAREQRHPAADALWAEVGVHADACPESQADPLVMADVADHRALAAARAGADDAAQLLEAVRDRYEELGQAERAALARLRLASAAAQSGAAPQRIRELMTVALEAAEALDADEPLRPRRIALAELTSIRVESYLRPLETGSDHEHEHGPGQDHGHGELAAELGAFVAAHVEALPDLAAEAEEMLGRVALSQGDTDRALPLLAASAARSVSAGLPWQAVDALVLRAGVLVSLGRPEEAEADARSALEHSTEVAEAETQGVVRLTLADILLRRADAAAEAAEHALTAAHWFDQAGLTADGGAQARLLLARAYAREGRHADAAEVLQSTLPDLLEYGEGQTVSVREFLGDLLRQLNDPRAAAEQYLLAADVAKDWEDPRPQAALAQAAAEQLSAARLVPEAVAAYERSLELYRAAGGAPVAEVRILRSLAWMAPRGDADAAAWTRARDLMDQAAGLLEAALAGTAEGVRSPEASTRELRAELAQTWLQLAQVLDWRVTSYEEAEDEEAEDEDEHGGDSRRAGAQGEVDTGALRLEEVDLTGRAADLYAELGPDHLGDRLQCVQYAAWTEQEIGRAGAGVARLSALVDELRSAPEGVPNDLLERAQSSLDGLKRSS